A region of the Desulfovibrio psychrotolerans genome:
CTGAAGCGGTAATGTCCGCAAAAAACAACGGAGCGGCGACTTACATGAGAAAATGCGCCAGAATGGGAGCGTAGAGCAACGCGGGCAGCATGTTGGTCAGGGGTATGCGCCGCAGTTCCATCAGATTCACGCTGATGCCTATGATAAGCGTACCGCCTGCCGCGGTGAGTTCCGTCATCATCGGCTCGGAAAGAATGGGCTGCAGTACGGTGGCAAACTGGGTTAGCCCCGCCTGATACACAAACACCGGTACGGAAGAAAACAGCACCCCCAGCCCGAAGCTGGCGGCAAAGGCCACAGAGGCAAACCCGTCAAGAATCGACTTGGTGAACAGAATGGTGTGGTCCCCGCGCAGTCCCTCGTCAAAGGCTCCAAGAATGGCCATGGAGCCGATGCAGAAAAGCACCGAGGAAGAGACAAATCCCTCTGTGAACCGCTCGTTGCCGCAGCGCAAACGGCGTTTCATCCACTCGCCAAAGCCGGTAAGCCTGTCCTCAAGCCGCAGCAGTTCACCCGTAATGCACCCCAGCAGAATACTGAAGACAAGGACCAGCGGATTCTGCGTCTTCAGCCCCATCTGCAACCCGATGATAAGGGTGCACAGTCCCAGACCGGTGAACACAATGGCCCGAACCCGGTCCGGCAGACGCCCGCCCAGAACCAAACCAACAACGCCCCCCACAAGG
Encoded here:
- a CDS encoding DUF554 domain-containing protein, whose product is MVFPLGSVFNVVCILVGGVVGLVLGGRLPDRVRAIVFTGLGLCTLIIGLQMGLKTQNPLVLVFSILLGCITGELLRLEDRLTGFGEWMKRRLRCGNERFTEGFVSSSVLFCIGSMAILGAFDEGLRGDHTILFTKSILDGFASVAFAASFGLGVLFSSVPVFVYQAGLTQFATVLQPILSEPMMTELTAAGGTLIIGISVNLMELRRIPLTNMLPALLYAPILAHFLM